A DNA window from Massilia putida contains the following coding sequences:
- a CDS encoding Dabb family protein, with translation MLKHIVMWKLKDHAEGADRAANAIEMKRRLDECANIVPGQIKFEVVIAQPGLEATYDVVLYSEFEDKAALEAYVKHPVHQAVIPFIGAIREGRQCMDYIV, from the coding sequence ATGCTCAAGCACATCGTCATGTGGAAACTGAAAGACCACGCCGAAGGCGCCGACCGCGCCGCCAACGCCATCGAGATGAAACGCCGCCTGGACGAGTGCGCCAACATCGTCCCCGGCCAGATCAAGTTCGAAGTCGTCATCGCCCAGCCCGGCCTGGAAGCCACGTACGACGTCGTGCTGTATTCCGAGTTCGAAGACAAGGCCGCGCTCGAGGCGTACGTGAAACATCCGGTGCACCAGGCGGTCATCCCGTTCATCGGCGCGATCCGCGAGGGGCGTCAGTGCATGGACTACATCGTCTGA
- a CDS encoding amidohydrolase family protein, with product MPALRAAIAALLFAGAAHAQTVPAGDFHQHVFSAADIALAGPSSGLVALDADQLLALLDAAGIRKAVLLSVAYMFGSPARAVDDEYAKVRMENDWTAAQAARHPGRLIAFCSFNPLKDYALTELERCAGKPGLDHGIKLHFGNSDVRLDDPTHVARLRQVFAAANAHGMAIVVHLRANIGRKRPYGAAQARIFLDQVMPAAPDVPVQIAHFAGSGPGYDDPAAQAAMAVLADAVEDHDPHAGNLWFDVASIVDRDIGPATAALVTKFIRQVGVGRVLYGTDSAQGANLRPRESWAAFRKLPLSPAEFAHIAANVPPYFPEP from the coding sequence ATGCCTGCCCTCCGCGCCGCCATTGCCGCCCTGTTGTTCGCGGGGGCGGCGCACGCCCAGACCGTCCCCGCGGGCGACTTCCACCAGCACGTGTTCAGTGCGGCCGACATCGCACTCGCCGGCCCGTCGTCCGGCCTCGTCGCGCTGGACGCCGACCAGCTGCTCGCCTTGCTCGACGCGGCCGGCATCCGCAAGGCCGTGCTGCTGTCCGTCGCCTACATGTTCGGCAGCCCGGCGCGCGCGGTCGACGACGAATACGCGAAGGTGCGGATGGAAAACGATTGGACGGCGGCGCAGGCCGCGCGCCATCCGGGCCGGCTGATCGCCTTTTGCAGCTTCAATCCGCTCAAGGACTACGCGCTCACGGAACTCGAACGGTGCGCGGGCAAGCCGGGACTGGACCACGGGATCAAACTGCATTTCGGGAACTCGGACGTGCGGCTCGACGACCCGACCCACGTCGCGCGCCTGCGCCAGGTGTTCGCCGCCGCGAACGCGCACGGCATGGCCATCGTCGTCCACCTGCGCGCCAATATCGGCAGGAAGCGGCCGTACGGCGCCGCGCAGGCCCGCATCTTCCTCGACCAGGTGATGCCCGCTGCGCCGGACGTGCCGGTGCAGATCGCGCATTTCGCCGGTTCCGGTCCCGGCTACGACGATCCGGCCGCGCAGGCGGCGATGGCCGTGCTGGCCGACGCCGTCGAGGACCACGATCCGCACGCGGGCAATCTGTGGTTCGACGTCGCGTCCATCGTCGATCGCGACATCGGTCCTGCGACGGCGGCTCTGGTGACCAAGTTCATCCGCCAGGTCGGCGTCGGCCGCGTGCTGTACGGGACGGATTCCGCGCAAGGCGCCAACCTGCGGCCGCGCGAATCGTGGGCCGCGTTCCGGAAGCTGCCGCTGTCGCCCGCGGAATTCGCGCACATCGCGGCGAACGTGCCGCCTTACTTTCCCGAGCCCTGA
- a CDS encoding SDR family oxidoreductase — protein sequence MHTVQELFSLQGRTAIVTGGSRGLGLQMAEALGELGARVLVAARKRDELDAAVAHLATRDIEAVGVTVDLADEAVIAPFVDEALARLGRIDVLVNNAGATWGAPAEDYPLDAWDKVMNLNVRSVFLLAQAVGKRAMIPARSGRIVNIASIAGLAGNPPGTMQTVAYNTSKAAVINLTRTLAGEWGRYGITVNAIEPGFFPSKMTKGLLDAIGADRLAKDAPLGRLGDDEDLKGAVALFASSAGKHITGQVLAVDGGVSAV from the coding sequence ATGCATACAGTACAGGAATTGTTCTCGCTGCAAGGCCGCACCGCCATCGTCACGGGCGGCTCACGCGGCCTCGGCCTGCAGATGGCCGAGGCTCTCGGCGAGCTGGGCGCGCGCGTGCTCGTGGCGGCACGCAAGCGCGACGAGCTCGATGCCGCCGTGGCGCACCTGGCGACGCGCGACATCGAGGCCGTCGGCGTGACGGTCGACCTGGCCGACGAGGCGGTGATCGCGCCGTTCGTCGACGAGGCGCTGGCACGGCTGGGCCGGATCGACGTCCTCGTCAACAATGCCGGTGCGACCTGGGGCGCGCCGGCCGAGGACTATCCGCTGGACGCGTGGGACAAGGTCATGAACCTGAACGTGCGCAGCGTGTTCCTGCTGGCGCAGGCCGTCGGCAAGCGCGCGATGATTCCCGCACGGTCGGGTCGCATCGTCAACATCGCGTCGATCGCCGGTCTGGCCGGCAATCCGCCCGGGACGATGCAGACCGTCGCGTACAACACGTCCAAGGCGGCCGTGATCAACCTCACGCGCACGCTCGCGGGCGAGTGGGGCCGCTACGGGATCACGGTCAACGCCATCGAGCCCGGTTTCTTCCCGTCGAAGATGACGAAGGGCCTGCTGGACGCGATCGGCGCCGACCGTCTCGCCAAGGACGCGCCGCTGGGGCGCCTGGGCGACGACGAAGACCTGAAAGGCGCTGTCGCGCTGTTCGCCTCGAGCGCCGGCAAACACATCACCGGCCAGGTGCTGGCCGTGGACGGCGGGGTGTCCGCCGTCTGA
- a CDS encoding DUF4936 family protein codes for MIDLYVYYKVRELDAAALAPRVRALQAGIGVPSQLKRRPDASAGLQTWMEVYPGVDDGFPARLIDAARAAGLEALIVGPRRAEIFTDLPTCA; via the coding sequence ATGATCGACCTGTACGTCTATTACAAGGTGCGCGAGCTTGACGCCGCCGCGCTGGCGCCGCGCGTGCGGGCACTGCAGGCGGGCATCGGCGTGCCGTCGCAGTTGAAACGCCGGCCCGACGCCAGCGCCGGCCTGCAGACCTGGATGGAAGTCTATCCCGGCGTGGACGACGGTTTTCCCGCGCGGCTGATTGATGCCGCCCGCGCCGCCGGCCTGGAAGCCCTGATCGTCGGCCCCCGCCGCGCCGAAATCTTTACGGATCTCCCAACATGTGCCTGA
- a CDS encoding MFS transporter, producing the protein MALTPGMAAGGKSTPSGVGLTKEERKVIFASSLGTVFEWYDFYLYGSLATVIAKQFFIGDATTSFIFALLAFAAGFIVRPFGALVFGRLGDMIGRKHTFLVTILIMGGSTFIVGLLPGYAAIGIVAPIVLVTLRILQGLALGGEYGGAATYVAEHAPDGRRGYFTSWIQTTATLGLFLSLLVITGVRAGMDAAAFDAWGWRIPFLVSVLLLAVSVWIRMSMAESPAFARMKAQGRTSKAPLSEAFLTWKNGKIALLALLGVVMGQAVVWYTSQFYALYFLTKTLKIDDATANVLIAVALALATPFFIICGALSDRIGRKTIIMAGCLIAALTYFPIFKGLTHFGNPALETALNNSPVVVVADPDSCHFQFNATGTKKFPSSCDIATAQLTAASVSYTRQDAPAGTIASIKVGDKVYPSFNATMTPDGLNFDQASKDQEAALKKSLGAAIKAAGYPAKADPTQINKPMLVLLLFVLVLYVTMVYGPVAAMLVEMFPTRIRYTSMSLPYHIGNGWFGGLLPTTAFALVAANGNIYYGLWYPIVIAIATVVIGVLFVRETKDTNIYAGD; encoded by the coding sequence ATGGCACTCACACCCGGCATGGCTGCGGGCGGCAAATCCACGCCATCGGGCGTCGGGCTGACGAAGGAAGAACGCAAGGTCATCTTCGCGTCGTCGCTCGGCACCGTCTTCGAGTGGTACGATTTTTATCTGTACGGGTCGCTGGCGACCGTCATCGCCAAGCAGTTCTTCATCGGCGACGCCACCACGTCGTTCATCTTCGCCCTGCTTGCCTTCGCGGCCGGCTTCATCGTGCGGCCGTTCGGCGCGCTCGTGTTCGGACGCCTGGGCGACATGATCGGCCGTAAGCACACCTTCCTCGTCACCATCCTGATCATGGGCGGCTCCACGTTCATCGTCGGCCTGTTGCCGGGTTACGCGGCGATCGGCATCGTCGCGCCCATCGTCCTCGTCACCCTGCGCATCCTGCAGGGCCTCGCGCTCGGCGGCGAATACGGCGGCGCCGCCACCTACGTCGCCGAGCACGCGCCCGACGGCCGGCGCGGCTACTTCACGTCGTGGATCCAGACGACGGCCACGCTCGGCCTGTTCCTGTCGCTGCTCGTGATCACGGGCGTGCGCGCCGGCATGGACGCCGCCGCCTTCGACGCGTGGGGCTGGCGGATTCCGTTCCTCGTGTCGGTGCTGCTGCTCGCGGTCTCGGTGTGGATCCGGATGTCGATGGCGGAATCACCCGCGTTCGCGCGCATGAAGGCCCAGGGCAGGACGTCGAAGGCGCCGCTCAGCGAAGCGTTCCTGACCTGGAAGAACGGCAAGATCGCGCTGCTCGCGCTGCTGGGCGTCGTGATGGGCCAGGCCGTCGTCTGGTACACGAGCCAGTTCTACGCCCTGTACTTCCTCACCAAGACGCTCAAGATCGACGACGCCACCGCCAACGTATTGATCGCCGTCGCCCTGGCGCTGGCCACGCCGTTCTTCATCATCTGCGGCGCGCTGTCGGACCGCATCGGCCGCAAGACCATCATCATGGCCGGCTGCCTGATCGCCGCGCTCACGTACTTCCCGATCTTCAAGGGCCTCACGCACTTCGGCAACCCGGCGCTGGAGACGGCGCTGAACAATTCGCCCGTCGTCGTCGTGGCCGATCCGGACTCGTGCCACTTCCAGTTCAACGCCACGGGCACGAAGAAATTCCCGTCGTCGTGCGACATCGCCACCGCACAGCTGACGGCCGCTTCCGTCAGCTACACGCGCCAGGACGCGCCGGCGGGCACCATCGCCAGCATCAAGGTCGGCGACAAGGTCTACCCGTCGTTCAACGCCACCATGACGCCCGATGGCCTGAACTTCGACCAGGCCAGCAAGGACCAGGAAGCCGCGCTGAAGAAGAGCCTGGGCGCCGCCATCAAGGCCGCCGGCTACCCCGCCAAGGCCGATCCGACGCAGATCAACAAGCCGATGCTCGTGCTGCTGCTGTTCGTGCTCGTGCTGTACGTGACGATGGTGTACGGCCCCGTGGCCGCGATGCTCGTCGAAATGTTCCCGACCCGCATCCGCTACACGTCGATGTCGCTGCCCTACCATATCGGCAACGGCTGGTTCGGCGGGCTGCTGCCAACCACCGCGTTCGCCCTCGTCGCGGCCAACGGCAATATTTATTACGGGCTGTGGTATCCCATCGTGATCGCCATCGCGACCGTCGTCATCGGCGTGCTGTTCGTGCGCGAGACGAAGGACACCAATATCTACGCCGGCGACTGA
- the tmk gene encoding dTMP kinase: MNAMNHNDAARGRFITFEGIDGAGKSTHIGYVTSLLKGAGKTVVSTREPGGTPLGEKVRDLVLHEKMDLETEALLMFASRREHVAQVIEPAIARGDWVLSDRFTDASFAYQGGGRGLDRAKLEALERWVHPHLQPDLTLLFDVPLDVARARLSATRTLDKFEMERSDFFARVRDEYLRRAAESDGRIVVIDSTQSIDGVRAALQAALEPWL; encoded by the coding sequence ATGAATGCAATGAATCATAACGATGCCGCCCGCGGGCGCTTCATCACCTTCGAAGGCATCGACGGTGCGGGCAAGTCGACGCACATCGGCTACGTCACCTCGCTGCTGAAAGGCGCGGGCAAGACGGTCGTCTCGACCCGCGAGCCGGGCGGCACGCCGCTGGGCGAAAAGGTGCGCGACCTGGTGCTGCACGAAAAAATGGACCTGGAGACGGAAGCGCTGCTGATGTTCGCCAGCCGGCGCGAGCACGTGGCGCAGGTCATCGAACCGGCGATCGCGCGCGGCGACTGGGTCCTGTCCGATCGTTTCACGGACGCGAGCTTCGCCTACCAGGGCGGCGGCCGCGGTCTCGATCGCGCCAAGCTCGAAGCGCTGGAACGATGGGTGCATCCGCACCTGCAGCCCGACCTGACCCTGTTGTTCGACGTCCCGCTGGACGTCGCGCGCGCGCGCCTGTCCGCGACGCGCACCCTCGACAAATTCGAGATGGAACGCTCCGATTTCTTCGCGCGCGTACGCGACGAATACCTGCGCCGCGCCGCGGAATCGGACGGGCGCATCGTCGTCATCGATTCCACGCAATCGATCGACGGCGTGCGCGCGGCGCTGCAAGCCGCACTGGAGCCATGGCTGTGA
- a CDS encoding NRDE family protein codes for MCLIVFAWRVIPGLPLVACANRDEYYDRPATPAGPWPDAPHIIAGRDLRGGGSWMGVTKTGPHGPKFAALTNIRAPSDWRTDAPTRGALVADFLKDDVDAPAYLARIAPDADAYNGFNLILGDAAGMYWFSNRAGADPRNGKALEPGIYGVSNGLLDAPWPKVVRTKATFASLLLQGAPEEAYFEMLADTTRAPDMRLPDTGVPLDLERQLSAVCIEIPGYGTRTSTVVKLYSDAEPELHERILKPCDPVPA; via the coding sequence ATGTGCCTGATCGTTTTTGCCTGGCGCGTGATCCCCGGTCTGCCGCTGGTCGCCTGCGCCAACCGCGACGAGTACTACGACCGTCCCGCCACCCCGGCCGGCCCGTGGCCGGACGCGCCCCACATCATCGCCGGCCGCGACCTGCGCGGCGGCGGCAGCTGGATGGGCGTGACGAAGACCGGTCCGCACGGACCGAAATTCGCCGCGCTCACAAACATCCGCGCCCCCAGCGACTGGCGCACGGACGCGCCCACGCGCGGCGCCCTCGTCGCCGACTTCCTCAAGGACGACGTCGATGCGCCGGCCTACCTGGCACGCATCGCACCGGATGCCGACGCGTACAACGGCTTCAACCTGATCCTGGGCGACGCCGCCGGGATGTACTGGTTCTCGAACCGCGCCGGCGCCGACCCGCGCAACGGCAAGGCGCTCGAACCCGGCATTTATGGCGTTTCCAACGGCCTGCTCGATGCGCCCTGGCCGAAGGTCGTCCGCACCAAAGCCACGTTCGCAAGCCTGCTGCTGCAAGGCGCGCCGGAAGAAGCGTATTTCGAGATGCTGGCCGACACGACGCGCGCGCCGGACATGCGCTTGCCCGACACCGGCGTGCCCCTCGACCTGGAACGCCAGCTGTCCGCCGTCTGCATCGAGATTCCCGGCTACGGCACCCGTACGTCGACCGTCGTCAAGCTGTACAGCGACGCCGAGCCGGAACTGCACGAACGCATCCTCAAGCCCTGCGACCCGGTCCCGGCCTGA
- a CDS encoding SDR family oxidoreductase gives MENFAGRVAVITGAGSGFGREFANEAARLGMKLVLADVDAHALEQVSSALQAAGADVLAMVCDVRKAAHVEELADAAMIRFHGVHLLFNNAGVGSAGLIWESTEADWDWVLGVNLWGVIHGVRVFTPLMLDAARNDPGYEGHIVNTASMAGLLAPPAMGVYNASKHAVVALSETLYHDLRLVGTPLKASVLCPYFVPTGIAHAEEHRPAEVRHDAAPTPSQRAAQALLEQAVASGKLTAADVARITFDGIRRGDFYIYTHPQALQAVADRMDAVLHGKPPADAYAATPQFTDMLKAAVQGSGK, from the coding sequence ATGGAGAATTTTGCGGGACGGGTGGCCGTCATCACGGGCGCCGGCAGCGGATTCGGACGCGAGTTCGCCAATGAGGCGGCCAGGCTCGGCATGAAGCTGGTCCTGGCCGACGTCGACGCGCACGCGCTCGAACAGGTCAGCAGCGCCTTGCAGGCGGCAGGCGCCGACGTGCTGGCGATGGTCTGCGACGTGCGGAAGGCGGCGCACGTGGAAGAACTGGCGGACGCCGCAATGATCCGCTTCCATGGCGTGCACCTGCTGTTCAACAATGCCGGCGTCGGTTCGGCAGGGCTGATCTGGGAAAGCACCGAGGCCGACTGGGACTGGGTGCTGGGCGTGAACCTGTGGGGCGTGATCCACGGCGTGCGTGTGTTCACCCCGCTGATGCTCGACGCCGCGCGGAACGACCCGGGCTACGAAGGCCATATCGTGAACACGGCGTCGATGGCCGGGCTCCTCGCGCCGCCGGCGATGGGCGTCTACAACGCATCGAAGCATGCCGTCGTGGCCTTGTCGGAGACGCTGTATCACGACCTGCGCCTCGTCGGCACCCCGCTGAAGGCTTCCGTGCTGTGCCCGTATTTCGTCCCGACCGGCATCGCGCATGCGGAAGAACACCGCCCCGCCGAAGTCCGCCACGACGCGGCGCCGACGCCCAGCCAGCGGGCGGCCCAGGCGCTGCTCGAGCAGGCCGTCGCGTCCGGCAAGCTGACGGCGGCGGACGTCGCCCGCATCACGTTCGACGGCATCCGGCGCGGCGACTTCTACATCTACACCCATCCGCAGGCGTTGCAGGCCGTCGCCGACCGCATGGATGCCGTCCTGCACGGCAAGCCGCCGGCCGACGCCTATGCGGCGACGCCGCAGTTCACGGACATGCTGAAGGCGGCCGTTCAGGGCTCGGGAAAGTAA
- a CDS encoding DNA polymerase III subunit delta', whose amino-acid sequence MAVSMYPWQQDAWTRLQAMRARLPHAILFYGPAGIGKADFIEAFAQALLCENVKPDGHACGACASCGWFAQGNHPDYRRVRPEALEDDVPAAEGEDAPAEEKKSKSKTASKDIKIEQVRALADFMNISTHRQGLRVVVLYPAESLNMPASNALLKTLEEPPPGTVFLLASNGLDRLLPTILSRCRKFAMPMPEHAEALAWLEAQGVTDADGWLREQGGAPLAALTQAETGSREELDGLLQVLAQPSVDAALRSADKLSKAPLASLVAWQQRWLYDVFSYKLSGVIRYYPRYQRELAALAGRVHVANLMQAIKSTNERRAVADHPLSPKLFVEDMLLDYTARCGP is encoded by the coding sequence ATGGCTGTGAGCATGTATCCCTGGCAGCAGGACGCGTGGACGCGGCTGCAGGCGATGCGCGCCCGCCTGCCGCACGCGATTCTCTTCTACGGCCCGGCCGGCATCGGCAAGGCCGACTTCATCGAAGCGTTTGCCCAGGCGCTGCTGTGCGAAAACGTGAAGCCGGACGGCCATGCCTGCGGCGCATGCGCGTCGTGCGGCTGGTTTGCGCAAGGTAACCACCCCGACTACCGCCGCGTGCGTCCGGAAGCGCTGGAAGACGACGTGCCGGCTGCCGAAGGCGAGGACGCGCCGGCCGAGGAAAAGAAGTCCAAGTCGAAGACGGCGTCGAAAGACATCAAGATCGAGCAGGTGCGCGCGCTGGCCGACTTCATGAACATCTCGACGCACCGTCAGGGCTTGCGCGTCGTCGTGCTGTATCCGGCGGAAAGCCTGAACATGCCGGCGTCCAACGCGCTGCTGAAGACGCTCGAGGAACCGCCGCCGGGCACCGTGTTCCTGCTGGCATCGAACGGCCTGGACCGACTGCTGCCCACGATCCTGTCGCGCTGCCGCAAGTTTGCGATGCCCATGCCGGAACACGCCGAGGCCCTCGCCTGGCTGGAGGCGCAGGGGGTGACGGACGCCGACGGCTGGCTGCGGGAGCAGGGCGGCGCGCCGCTGGCGGCGCTGACCCAGGCCGAGACGGGCAGCCGCGAAGAACTCGACGGCCTGCTGCAAGTGCTGGCCCAGCCGAGCGTGGACGCCGCGTTGCGCAGTGCCGACAAATTGAGCAAGGCGCCGCTGGCATCCCTCGTCGCGTGGCAGCAGCGGTGGCTGTATGACGTGTTTTCGTACAAGCTGTCCGGCGTGATCCGGTATTATCCAAGGTATCAACGGGAATTGGCGGCCCTTGCCGGGCGTGTGCACGTGGCTAATTTGATGCAGGCAATCAAGTCCACGAACGAGCGCCGCGCGGTGGCCGATCACCCCCTGTCTCCGAAATTATTTGTCGAAGACATGTTGCTTGATTACACTGCCCGCTGCGGCCCATGA
- the ygfZ gene encoding CAF17-like 4Fe-4S cluster assembly/insertion protein YgfZ, translating into MNHWIEHLATLGARFHPDSPTQVDDFGRVLGTTALEQGFVAAVTDLGLIAVAGEDAASFLHNQLTNDVAHLGTTEARLAGYCTPKGRLQATFLMWRDAEAVYLQLPRAIQAPLQKRLSMFVLRSKAKLRDATDEARYAAVLGLGGAAAGEALRTHVGTLPDAPYAKIDGDFGTVIRLADAFNQPRYLWLTTADDAIKALPALRATLALGGNAAWHLASIHAGVPQIGQATQEQFVPQMINYELLGGVNFKKGCYPGQEIVARSQYLGKLKRRMALATLLDAAARPGDEVYSVADPDQPSGMIVNAAPNGAGGADALVEIKLAALDGEVRHGSAGGTKLDFLPLPYPLDALEA; encoded by the coding sequence ATGAACCATTGGATCGAACATCTCGCCACCCTGGGCGCCCGTTTCCACCCCGATAGCCCGACGCAGGTCGACGACTTCGGCCGCGTGCTCGGCACGACCGCCCTCGAACAGGGCTTCGTCGCCGCCGTCACCGACCTGGGCCTGATCGCCGTCGCCGGCGAGGACGCCGCCAGCTTCCTGCACAACCAGCTCACCAACGACGTCGCGCACCTCGGGACCACGGAAGCGCGCCTGGCCGGTTATTGCACGCCGAAAGGCCGCCTGCAGGCCACCTTCCTGATGTGGCGCGATGCGGAAGCGGTCTACCTGCAGCTGCCGCGCGCCATCCAGGCGCCGCTGCAGAAGCGACTCTCGATGTTCGTGCTGCGTTCGAAAGCGAAGCTGCGCGATGCCACCGACGAGGCGCGCTACGCGGCCGTCCTCGGGCTGGGCGGGGCCGCGGCGGGCGAGGCCCTGCGTACGCACGTCGGCACGCTGCCCGATGCGCCGTATGCGAAGATCGACGGCGATTTCGGCACCGTGATCCGCCTGGCCGACGCCTTCAACCAGCCCCGCTACCTGTGGCTGACGACGGCCGACGATGCCATCAAGGCCCTGCCCGCATTGCGCGCGACGCTCGCGCTGGGCGGCAACGCCGCGTGGCACCTCGCGTCGATCCACGCGGGCGTGCCGCAGATCGGGCAGGCCACGCAGGAACAGTTCGTCCCGCAGATGATCAACTACGAGCTGCTCGGCGGCGTCAATTTCAAGAAGGGCTGCTATCCGGGCCAGGAAATCGTTGCCCGCAGCCAGTACCTCGGCAAGTTGAAGCGCCGCATGGCGCTGGCCACGCTGCTTGACGCGGCCGCGCGTCCCGGCGATGAAGTCTATTCCGTCGCCGATCCGGACCAGCCGTCCGGCATGATCGTCAACGCGGCGCCGAACGGCGCCGGCGGCGCCGACGCGCTCGTCGAGATCAAGCTCGCCGCGCTGGACGGCGAGGTCCGCCACGGCTCCGCCGGCGGCACGAAGCTCGACTTCCTGCCGCTGCCGTATCCGCTCGACGCGCTCGAAGCATGA
- a CDS encoding tyrosine-type recombinase/integrase, with the protein MRQPPAISEWDTRPFDAFAAFVVTPEFVLTSSRQSDPVPLPISAESATIYKFMFGKFATWMLEHGLRMSTVNAADLRRFIELSKDGQRDLNSKIAYRYLRLLERCFDYLGRAPNPARQAIVATDRAHLAEDAPMTALAASDLQRFLAALPAGRSDDTEGHAGWKRRRDRAMQIVMALSGLRVAEAIGLLVEEVGRQPDIEGGIALNITPEAKHRTSYEHTTILPRAGVVELTAWLKEREELKIPGDLVFPANLEGEPLHKATVYRQTRATFERAGIAVARAGGRTLRNSFAVHQLEQGVPRSELTAALGLALERSTEAYRYARLHEPPEDDAGGDVSAT; encoded by the coding sequence ATGCGCCAGCCACCTGCCATCTCCGAATGGGACACGCGTCCCTTCGATGCCTTCGCCGCGTTCGTCGTGACGCCCGAATTCGTCCTGACGTCCAGCCGCCAGAGCGACCCCGTGCCCCTGCCTATCTCGGCGGAGTCCGCGACGATCTACAAATTCATGTTCGGCAAGTTCGCCACCTGGATGCTCGAGCACGGCCTCAGGATGTCCACGGTGAACGCGGCGGACCTGCGCCGCTTCATCGAGCTGTCGAAAGACGGCCAGCGCGACCTCAACAGCAAGATCGCCTACCGCTATCTGCGCCTGCTGGAGCGCTGCTTCGACTACCTGGGCCGCGCGCCGAACCCGGCCCGGCAGGCGATCGTCGCGACGGATCGCGCCCACCTGGCCGAGGATGCCCCGATGACGGCGCTCGCTGCCTCCGACCTGCAGCGCTTCCTGGCCGCCCTCCCCGCCGGCCGCAGTGACGACACGGAAGGCCACGCGGGCTGGAAGCGCCGCCGCGACCGCGCGATGCAGATCGTGATGGCGCTGTCCGGCCTGCGCGTGGCGGAAGCCATCGGCCTGCTCGTCGAGGAAGTCGGCCGCCAGCCCGACATCGAGGGCGGCATCGCATTGAACATCACGCCGGAAGCCAAGCACCGCACGAGCTACGAACATACGACGATCCTGCCGCGCGCCGGCGTCGTCGAGCTGACGGCGTGGCTCAAGGAACGGGAGGAACTCAAGATCCCCGGCGACCTCGTATTCCCCGCGAATCTGGAAGGCGAGCCGCTGCACAAGGCGACCGTCTACCGCCAGACGCGCGCGACGTTCGAACGGGCCGGCATCGCTGTCGCACGCGCGGGCGGACGCACGCTGCGCAACAGCTTCGCCGTCCACCAACTGGAGCAAGGCGTGCCGCGCAGCGAGCTGACGGCGGCGCTGGGCCTGGCGCTGGAACGGTCGACGGAGGCCTACCGGTATGCGCGTCTGCACGAGCCGCCGGAAGACGATGCGGGCGGCGACGTAAGCGCCACGTAA
- the mltG gene encoding endolytic transglycosylase MltG, translated as MALIRKLIVTGVIALAAAGSAFQWWSKQPITPKDAAVIPFAIAQGSGVAGAAQQMATSGVPVNPFLFGVLARITGKAGQIKAGSYELKPDTSPRRLLSQLVRGEFAQESLTIIEGWTFRQMRQAVDAAPNLKHDTAKLSDRELLAKVAPEYKAPEGLFFPDTYLFAKGASDLSIYKQAHEMMMKRLKAAWEKRDPGLPYTDPYQALIMASLVEKETGQKSERAMIAGVFVNRLKAGMLLQTDPTVIYGMGDKYDGKIRKKDLETDTPYNTYTRAGLPPTPIALPGVQSLAAATAPAKTDALYFVSRGDGTSHFSVNLNEHNKAVNQYQRNQASQ; from the coding sequence ATGGCATTGATAAGAAAACTCATCGTCACGGGCGTCATCGCGCTTGCCGCCGCCGGCAGCGCCTTCCAGTGGTGGAGCAAGCAGCCGATCACGCCGAAGGATGCTGCCGTCATCCCGTTCGCCATCGCGCAGGGCAGCGGTGTGGCCGGCGCGGCGCAGCAGATGGCGACGTCCGGCGTGCCCGTCAACCCTTTCCTGTTCGGCGTGCTCGCGCGCATTACGGGCAAGGCCGGACAGATCAAGGCGGGCAGCTACGAGCTCAAACCGGATACCAGCCCGCGGCGCCTCCTGTCCCAGCTCGTGCGCGGCGAGTTCGCGCAGGAATCGCTGACGATCATCGAAGGCTGGACGTTCCGCCAGATGCGCCAGGCGGTCGACGCCGCGCCGAACCTGAAGCACGACACGGCCAAGCTGTCCGACCGGGAACTGCTGGCGAAGGTGGCGCCCGAGTACAAGGCGCCGGAAGGCCTGTTCTTCCCCGATACGTATTTGTTCGCGAAGGGCGCGAGCGACTTGTCGATCTATAAGCAGGCGCACGAGATGATGATGAAGCGCCTCAAGGCCGCGTGGGAGAAGCGCGACCCCGGCCTGCCGTACACCGATCCGTACCAGGCCTTGATCATGGCGTCGCTGGTGGAAAAGGAAACGGGCCAGAAGAGCGAGCGCGCCATGATCGCCGGGGTGTTCGTGAACCGTTTGAAAGCCGGCATGCTGCTGCAGACCGACCCCACCGTCATCTACGGCATGGGCGACAAATACGACGGCAAGATCCGCAAGAAGGACCTCGAGACCGACACCCCGTACAATACGTATACGCGCGCCGGCCTGCCGCCGACGCCGATCGCACTGCCGGGCGTGCAATCGCTCGCCGCCGCGACGGCGCCCGCGAAGACGGACGCCCTGTATTTCGTCTCGCGCGGCGACGGCACGAGCCACTTCTCGGTCAACCTGAACGAGCATAACAAGGCCGTCAACCAGTACCAGCGCAACCAGGCGTCCCAGTAA